The Mycobacteriales bacterium region CGAGTGGCTTAGGCAAGGGCCTGCAAAGCCCTGTACGCGGGTTCGATTCCCGCCCCGGCCTCACCACTGCAGACAACTCCACAGCACGGGCGATTGGCGCAGTCTGGTAGCGCGCTTCCCTGACACGGAAGAGGTCACAGGTTCAAGTCCTGTATCGCCCACAGAGAAACCGCAGGTCAGACGGGGTGCAGCCTCCCCGTCAAGATCGCGAAGTCACTACTGGTAGCCAAAGTGGTAGCCACAGACGTCGCAGAGTCACCGGCGTTCAGGGCCGTTCGCACGTGGGTGCAGACATCCTGAAGGCTGCCGGGACGTCAGCCCACCCGGAGGCACTCGACGCCGGGGAGGTCGCCGAAGCGGGCGCGGCTGTCCGACGTGACGACAGTGCGCTTCGTGGCCGCCGCTGTCGCGGCGATGATCAGGTCATGTGCCCCGCGCTGGGTCCCCGCTCGATGAACAGTCGCCAGCAGCCGGCCGTGGACCTGGGCGACAGCCAGGTCGTACTCCTCGACGGGGATCGTCGCGAGGACTCGTTCCAGGAAGGCCGCCCGAGCCGCACGTCGGCTAGCGCTGGCCAGCTCGACCCCCGTCCGCAGCTCAGCGATGCTGACCGCGGCGAGCGCCACGTCGTCGTCAGCTTCCAGGGCATCGGCCCACGGCGACCGGGCTCGCTCGGAGGCGATCAGGACACCGGTGTCCAGGATCAGTCGGCGGGCCATGCAGGGTCCTCCGACGTCACCGCACCTCGGGCCGCGGCCACGTGGACGGCGAAGTCCTCGTCGACGTCGTACGCCAGCAGCGTCAGGACCTCGGCTCCGTTGCCGACCGACGCGGGCCCGATCGAGGCGATCCGCTTCCCGCCCCGCGTGACCACGACGGTCTCGCCGCGCTCGACCTCGTCCAGGAGCGCAGCGAAGGACCTGCTCGCCTCAGTCGCCGTCACAGTCCGCATGCATATCAGATTATCCGATCCTCGCTGTTGTGGCGAGGGGCTCCGAGAAGTCGGCGCGTGCCGCATCGGCGATGGCGTCGACGTGACGCAGCACCTGAGTCCGCGCACGCTGCGCCGGAGCCTTGCTGGGTGACGCCCCAGGGCCCCGGCACTACCTGTAGGAGCCTAAACCGCCGCTACCGTACGCAGATGGTCGTTCTTCGTAGCATCCTGCTTTTCCTCGTCGCGGCCATCGCGGAGATCGGCGGTGCCTGGCTGGTCTGGCAGGGGGTGCGGGAGAACCGGGGACTGCTGTGGGTAGGCGGAGGCGTCATCGCTCTCGGCTTGTACGGCTTCGTTGCGACGTTCCAGCCGGACGCCAACTTCGGACGTATTCTGGCGGCGTACGGCGGCATCTTCGTCGCTGGCAGCTTGCTGTGGGGGATGGTCGTGGACGGCTTTCGCCCGGACCGCTACGACCTCTGGGGAGCAGGGATCTGCCTCGTCGGGGTCGCCGTCATCATGTACGCGCCCCGCAGTGGCGATCTCGACGCATAGGGAGTGGCCCACGTCGTTGGCCTGCGGCGACCCTGGGAGGTACGGCAGCAGAACACGCCAGGCGAGCCAGAAGCTATAGAAGCCCTACATGCCGTGACGTGGTTGTCGCCAGTGCTTCTGTCATCGTTCGTCGGCTGATGTCAGCATGACCGGCGATCGTCCGGCAGGACGCAATTGCGGCGTGAAGATTATCGGAAGTGCGGTTCTCAACGGCGGCGGTAGACGTCCCTGCGGTGGTCGACGTCGACGACGCGCACGAAGCCGACCTCCTCCTCTGCACCCTCGCGGCCGACATCCGCGGCCTTGTCGTGGATCTCGTACAGGATGCGGTAGCTGCCCCGGCGCGCCGACCACGTGCCGAGGAGCTCGCGCTGCAGCTCGTGGCCGACGCGTTGAGGTGCCCGAAGCAGGTCGCCGTGCACGAACTGCAGCACAGCCACTGCGACCGCCGGCGGCAGTCGTTCGCTCGAGGCGCGGGCCGCAGTGGCCGTGATCTCCAGCCGGTAGCGCGGCGGCGGGGTTCCGGTCAGCGGCCGGAAACCGCGAGCAGCGTCCGCAGCCGCTCGGCAGCCCTGGACCTGGCCTACTCGGGCGGCCCCCGAAGTGGATCATCTGGCGACTGGATGAGCAGCAGACACGCCGGCATGTCTGCTGCTCATCCAGTCCAGAGAAGATCACTGGCGAAGATGACCCGTTCTGTTGCCGGCGGGTGAATCATGAGAGCGATGTCCGTGAGGAGGGTCGGCCGCGCCCGAGAGGGCAGGATCACGTGCAGTCGACCTCGGGAGAGTCATGGGACTCGTACTGGCCTTGATCGTGCTCGCGCTTGTGCTCGGAGTGATCGGACTCGTGGTGCGGGCGGTCAAGTGGCTGCTCATCATCGCCGTCGCGCTGCTGGCGGCGGGCGCCGCGCGGGGGTTCATCGCCGCGCGTCAGCGAGGCGGAACACACTCGACCTAGGCGCACGCGAGAGAGCCGCAGCTGGTCGAGCTCCGGTGCGCCCCGGTCGAGGTGACCGACGTCAAGACGTCCCCGAGGGCTCCTGACTCGGCTCGGGCTCCTGACTCGGCTCGGGCTCCTGACTCGGCTCGGGCTCCTCACTCGGCTCGGGCTCCTGACTCGGCTCGGGCTCCTGACTCGGCGCGGGCTCCTCACTGGGCGGCGGCCGGCTGCTGGCCCCGGACGCGGGCAGGGGCGGTAGCGGCTGGGCCGACTCCCGCGACGGCTCCCGCGAGGGCTTCGCCGACGGCTCCGGCTCCGGCGTCCACGGCTCGGGCTCCCAGGGCGACTGCGTCGGTGCCGGCTCCACCGCATCCGGCGACGGCTCGGGCTCGACGGTGTCGTCATCCCCCTGCTGACGGGGAGAGGGTGGTGGTGCATTCGTGGCCGCCGGCGTCGGGGAGGCGACACTGCCGACATGGGCCGGAGCCGGGAACGGCTCCGGCGGCAGGTCGGCCAGGACAGCGGCGGTGTACGCACCCCAGATCTGCGCCGGCAGCGAGCCGCCGGTCACCGACACGACCCCGGCGATGTTCCGCAACGACATGTCCGATCGCGCGGTGTAGAGCGCTGCAGCAGTGGCGAGCCGGGGCGTGTAGCCGACGAACCAGGCCGCGGTGTTGTCACTGGTCGTCCCGGTCTTGCCCGCCGCCGCCCGGCCCGGCAGCTGTGCGGCCGTCCCCGTACCGCCGTCCACCACCTGCTGCAGGGCAAAGGTCACGTCGGCGGCGACGTCCTCGGGCAGGACCCGTTCGGTCGCCGGCTCCGCCTCGTGCAGGACGCTGCCGTCGCTGTCGGTGATGCGCTCCACGACGAAGGGCTCGGCGCGCAACCCACCGGCAGCGAGAGTCGCGTACGCGGTCGCCTGTTCGAGCGGCGTCACCGCCGTCACGCCCAGGCTCAGACTCGGCAGGAACCGCTCCCGGCCCAGGTCGGCGGTGATTCCCAGGGCCGCGGCCGTGTCGGCGACGGCCTCGGTACCGGCGTCGAGGCCCAGAGCGACGTACACCGTGTTCACGGAGTCCCGCGTTGCCTGCACCAGGTCGACGCGTCCGAAGTCCTGACCGTCCCCCTCGCCGTAGTTCTTGACGTCGTAGTCGCCGAACTCCTGCGGCGAGGCGCCGTCGTAGCGCGTGCGCAGCGAGATGCCCGCCTCCAGCGCCGCGGCGAGCACGTACGGCTTGAACGAGCTGCCTGCCTGCGCGCTGCCCTGCCGGACGGCGTCGAACGGACGCTCAAGGTAGTCGCGGCCGCCGTACGACGCGAGGATCCGGCCGGTGCCGGGCTGCACGGAGACCAGCGCGCGGTAGACACCCTGCGGCGCCTCCGGACCGGTGACCTCGTGCACCGCACGGGCTGCCTCGGCCTGTGCGGCGCTGTCGAGGGTGGTGTCGACCACGAGCCCGGACACCCCGACCTCGCCCTCGGTGTACCCGAGGGACTCGAGCTCGGCGATCACCTGCTGGATGAGGTATCCCTCCGGCCCGCCGTAGGTGTTGCCGGTGTCCGGCGGGAGCACCTCGGGGTACTCCATCGCCGCCGGCGGCCCCCGCAGCCAGCCCTCGGCGAACATTCCGTCCAGCGTGTATGTCCAGCGTTCCCGAGCCAGCCGCGGGTTGCGCGCCGGGTCGTAGGCCGACGGCGAGCGGAGCATCGAGGCGAGCACCGCCCCCTCGGCGGTGGTCAGTTCGGCGGCAGGCTGGCCGAAGAAGGAGTCGGCCGCTGCCTGGATCCCGTAGGCGCCCCGTCCGAAGTAGACGGTGTTCAGGTACCGCTCGAGGACCTGGTCCTTCGACCGGACCCGGTTGAGCTTGAGCGCGATGACGACCTCGCGCGCCTTGCGGCTCCAGGTGCGCTCCTGGGTCAGGAAGGCATTGCGCACGTACTGCTGCGTGATCGTCGAGCCGCCCTGCTCCACCCCGCCGCTGCGGATGTTGGTCCACAGTGCCCGCAGGATGCCACGCGGCGAGATTCCTGACCCGTCGTAGAAGTCACGGTCCTCGGCGGCCAGAACGGCGCGCACGGCATCCCTCGACACCTGTGCGAGCGGCACGCTCGTTCGGTTCTGCTCGCTCAGCCGCGCCAGCTCCGAACCGTCCGCGAAGCGCAGCACCGACGCCTGCGGGTTCCGCACCGAGTCCGGCGACGGCAGATCGGTACTGCTCCAGAAGTAGCCGGCGATCGCGAGCAGGCCCAGGATCGACAGGAGGGCGCCGGCGCCGGTGACCTTGGCCACGAGCACGAGCCTGCGCCGATCGGTCACGCCTCTCCGCCGGGCGGGGCGATGTCGGAGCCGCGGTGTACCTGCTGCTGCACGTGTCCTCCTCGCGATCTTCGAGGTTCGGGGAGTACCCAGAGGCTGGTGCCCGTGCACGCGCTGTCGTCGGGCGGTCACGGGATCGTGCGCGGGCTGACATGCCGTGCCGGGACCGCCGCCGGTCTGGTCGAGCCGGTCACCGGACCTCCCAAGGAGTGACCTGATCCGCCCTCTGCCGTGGGCGTAGGTCTGGCCCGCGCAGGGGTAGGGATCCGCCGAGGCCGAACCCGATCCGCCCGGAGGTACCCCGTGCAGCTGCGTGACCTGTCCGACGTCCTTGCCGCCGAGGGCCCCTTCGTGACGGTCCACGTGGGCGCCGAGAGTGCGGTCGAACAGGCCGCCGACCGCTACGAGACCGGGTGGAGGAGCCTGCTCAAGCAGCTCGAGGAGAAGGGTGTCGGCGAGCCGGTCCGCCAGGCGTTGTCCGCTGCCCGCGGCGAGCACGCCGAGGGCGAGGCCCGGCTCCTCGTCGCCAGCGTACCCGCCGCCGAGGTGCTGCTCGCCGAGCCGGTCTCCACCCGCCCGGCCACCGACCTCGTCCAGATCGCCCCCCTGCCCGACCTGCTCCCGCTCATGAGCGACCTGGCCGCCCGGGTGCCGCACGTCGTCGTGCACGCCGACCGGACAGGCGCCGACGTCGACGCCTTCTTCGACGTCGGGACGGTCGCCGCGGAGGTGACCGTCAGGGGCCGGACGCTGCACCTGAAGAAGGTCCCGGGCGGCGGCTGGGCCCACCACCGCTACCAGCACCGGACCGAGAACCAGTGGCGCGAGAACGCCAAGGAGATCCGCGAGACCGTCAGCCAGCTGGCCGAGCAGGTGGGCGCCGAGCTGGTCATCGGCGTCGGTGACGAGCGGGAGCTGATCTACGTACGGGAGGGGCTGCCCCAGCCGTGGAACAGCCGCTGGGTGGAGCTGCCCGGTGGCCGGAGCCAGGACGGCAGTGAGCAGCTCGTCCTCCAGCGCATCCGCGACACCGTGGCGCTGCACGCGGCGGCGGACACGCTCTCGTTGCTGGCGGACTACGCGCAGGAGCGCGGCCAGGACAAGCGGGCCTGCGACGGGCTGCCCGACGTCGTGCAGGCGCTGCGCAAGGCGCAGGTGGAGACGCTGCTGCTGACCACCGATCCGGACCAGCACAGCAGCCTGTGGTTCGGTGAGCAGCCCTCGCAGCTCGGCACCAGCCGCGCAGACGTCGAGGGCCTCGGTGCGACCACGGCGACGGAGGGGCCGATGATCCCGGTGCTGCTCCGTGCGGCGCTGGCCACCGGAGCAGACGTCCAGCTCGTGCCCCACCAGAGCGAGCAGGCTCCGCAGTCAGGTCTCGGCGCGATCCTTCGCTACGCCGACTCGGGCAGCTGAGCGGCTCGCGACGACCAGAAAGGGTCCCCCCCTTGCGCACTTGGCCCGGCTACGCCTACCCGCTCGGCGCAACCTATGACGGCAGCGGCACCAACTTCGCCCTCTTCTCCGAGGTCGCGGAGCGCGTCGAGCTGTGCCTGTTCGACGAGGAGGGCGCCGAGACGCGGATCCGGCTGCCAGAGCGGGACGCCTTCGTCTGGCACGGGTACCTGCCCAACATCGGGCCCGGCCAGCGCTACGGCTACCGGGTGCACGGCCCCTACGACCCGGCGAACGGCCACCGCTGCAATCCCAGCAAGCTGCTGCTCGACCCGTACGCCAAGGCTGTCGACGGCGACATCGACTGGGGGCAGGCGTGCTTCTCCTACACCTGGGGCGACGAGGACTCCTACAACGATGACGACTCAGGCCCCCACATGTGCAAGTCGGTCGTCATCAGCCCGTACTTCGACTGGGACAACGACCGCCACCCGCGCACGCCCTACAACGAGACCGTCATCTACGAGGCACACGTCAAGGGGCTGACGCAGACCCATCCCGACATCCCCGAGGAGGTGCGCGGCACCTACTCCGCGCTGGCGCACCCGGCGATGCTGGAGCATTACAGGAAGATCGGCGCCACGGCGATCGAGCTCATGCCGGTGCACCAGTTCGTGCACGACAGCCACCTGGCCGACCGCGGCATGCGCAACTACTGGGGCTACAACACGATCGGCTTCTTCGCCCCGCACAACGACTACTGCTCGTCGGGACAGCGCGGCCAGCAGGTGCAGGAATTCAAGGCGATGGTCAAGGACCTGCACGCCGAGGGACTCGAGGTGATCCTGGACGTCGTCTACAACCACACGGCCGAGGGGAACCAGCTCGGACCGACGCTGTCCTTCCGCGGTATCGACAACGCGAACTACTACCGACTCGTCGACGAGGACGAAAAGCACTACTACGACACCACGGGTACGGGCAACACGCTGCTGATGCGCAGCCCCCACGTGCTGCAGCTGATCATGGACTCGCTGCGCTACTGGGTGACCGAGATGCATGTGGACGGCTTCCGTTTCGACCTGGCCTCGTCCCTGGCCCGCCAGTTCCACGAGGTCGACCGTCTGTCGGCCTTCTTCGACCTGGTGCACCAGGACCCGATCGTGAGTCAGACCAAGCTGATCGCCGAGCCGTGGGACATCGGCTACGACGGCTACAACGTCGGCGGCTTCCCGCCGCTGTGGACCGAGTGGAACGGCAAGTACCGCGACACGATGCGTGACTACTGGCGAGGTGAACCCGAGACGCTGGCGGAATTCGCGTCGCGGCTCACCGGCTCGGCCGACCTCTATGAGACCGACGGCCGCCGTCCGTATGCCTCGATCAACTTCGTCACGGCCCACGACGGCTTCACCTTGCACGATCTGGTCTCCTACAACGAGAAGCACAACGAGGCCAACGGCGAGGGCGGCCAGGACGGCGAGAGCAACAACTCCTCCTGGAACTGCGGAGTGGAGGGTGACAGCGACGACCTCGAGGTCGTTGCGCTGCGCGAACAGCAGAAGCGCAATTTCCTCACGACGCTGTTCCTCAGCCAGGGCGTGCCGATGCTGCTCCACGGCGACGAACTCGGCCGCAGCCAGGGCGGCAACAACAACGTCTACGCCCAGGACAACGAGATCGCCTGGGTGGACTGGGCACGCGCCAAGGATTTCGAGGTCCTGACGGAATTCGTCTCACGCCTGTCGCGGCTGCGTCAGGAGCACCCGGTCTTCCGCCGGCGCCGGCACTTCCGTGGCCGGGCGGCCCGCGGCGGGACCGCCGAGGACATCGGCTGGTTCACGCCGTCCGGCGACGAGATGAGTGACGAGGACTGGGAGAGCGGCTTCGCCAAGTCCGTCAACGTCTTCCTCAACGGCGAGGGGATCCGGGAGCCCGACCCCCGGGGCGAGCGGGTCACCGACGACTCGTTCTTCCTGCTGTTCAACGGCCATCACGAGCCGATCGATTTCACCGTGCCCGACCTGGGTGCCGGTGAGCGGTGGGAGATCGAGATCGACACGGCCGCGCCCATGCTCGGCGACGTCGAGCCGCGGACGGTCAAGACCGGCGAGCCCGTGCAGGTGGACGCGCGATCGGTGCAGGTCCTGCGGAAGGTGTTCTAGTGCACCTGCCGGCCGAGGGCCGGGCCGTCCCGGTCAACACCTACCGGGTGCAGCTGAGGCCGGCATCCGGACCAGAGCCGGCCGGCCATCCCGGGTTCGGGTTCGACGACGCCGCGGCAGTGGTCCCCTACCTGGCCGAGCTCGGCGTCACGCACCTCTACTGTTCCCCCTGGCTGCAGGCGGCGCCGGGTTCAGCCCACGGCTACGACGTCGTGGACCACGCGAGGCTGAATGCCGAGCTGGGCGGTGACGCGGCGTTCACCCGGATGGTGGCCGCCTGCCGCGAGGCAGGTCTGGGCATCCTGCTCGACGTGGTGCCGAACCACATGGCGGTGAGCGAGCCGGAGTCGCAGAACGCGCAGTGGTGGTCGCTGCTGCGCGAGGGCCGGTCGTCGCCGTACGCCGACTGGTTCGACATCGACTGGGACAGCCGCGACAACCCCGGCAAGGTGCTGGTGCCGGTGCTGGGTGGCCCGCTCGGCGAGGTGGCCCACGAGCTCGAGCTGGGCGAGGACCGGATCCGCTATCACGACCACGACTTCCCGGTCGCCCCCGGCACACGGGTCGACGGCGACGTGCTCGCCACGCTGGACCGGCAGCACTACCGACTGTCCTCCTGGCGGATCGCCAGCGAGGAGCTGGACTACCGGCGCTTCTTCGACGTGACGACGCTGGCCGGTCTGCGGGTCGAGGTCCCGGCGGTGTTCGCCGCGACGCACGAGCTGGTGCTGCAGCAGGTCCGGGAGGGGGTGCTCGACGGGCTGCGGATCGACCATCCGGACGGGCTCGCGGAGCCGGGCGACTATCTCGACCGGCTCGCCCGGGCGACGGGTGGGGCGTGGGTCGTCGTCGAGAAGATCCTGGAGCCCGGGGAGGAGCTGCCCGCCGGTTGGGCGACAGCGGGCACCACCGGATACGACGCCCTCAACCGGGTGCTGGGACTGTTCGTCGACCCTGGGGGCGAGCTGCCGCTGACCGCGCTGTGGGTCTCGGTCACCGGGGACGACGCCTCGTACGACGAGGTGGTCGACGGCACCAAGCACCTGGTGCTCAGCGAGGTGCTGGCGGCCGAGGTGAACCGGCTGACCGAGCTGGCGCTGCGTGTCTGCCGCGCCGACCCGGTGCTGCGCGACACCACCCGCCGGGCACTGCGCGAGGCGCTGGTCGAGGTGCTGGCCGGCTTCGGTGTCTACCGCGCCTACCTGCCGCCGACAGGTCCTGCGGACGACGTCGCGCGGCACCACGTCGACCTCGCCGTCGCAAAGGCGAAGGCGACCCTCCCCCGCCGCACCGCCGAGATCGAGCTGGTCCGCCGGCTGGTTCTCGCCGAGGGGCCCGCGGGTCCGGCGGCCGAGGAGTTCGTGACGCGCTTCCAGCAGACCTGCGGACCGGTGATGGCCAAGGGCGTCGAGGACACCGCCTTCTACCGCTACTTCCGCCTGTCGGCGCTCAACGAGGTGGGCGGCGACCCGGGCCGGTTCGGCCTGCCGCTCGAGGAGTTCCACTCGGCGTGCCTGGTGCAGCAGCGCGACTGGCCGCTGTCGATGACGACGCTGTCCACGCACGACACCAAGCGCTCGGAAGACGTCCGGGCGCGACTGGTGCTGCTGTCGCAGTGCCCTGCGGAGTGGGGCGACGCGGTGACCCGGTGGCACGCCGCCGCCGCGCCGCACAGGACTCCCGCCGGTCCGGACGGGGCGACGGAACAGCTGGTGTGGCAGACGCTGGTCGGGGCCTGGCCGCTGACTGCCGACCGCGCCGCGGCCTACGTCGAGAAGGCGACCCGCGAGGGCAAGGCCCGCACGTCCTGGGTGGACCCGGTGCCGGACTTCGACGCGGCGGTGCAGGCGTTCGTGCGCGGGGTGCTGGCGGACGATGCGCTGGTGGCGGAGATCGAGGCCTTCGTGGCCCGGCTGACACCGGCGTGGCAGGTGACGGCACTCGCGCAGAAGGCCGTGCAGCTGACGATCCCGGGGGTCGCCGACACCTACCAGGGCACCGAGCTGTGGGACCTGTCGCTGGTCGACCCGGACAACCGGCGACCGGTGGACTGGCAGCAGCGCCGCGACCTGCTGGCCGGCCTCGACGGGCCGCCGGAGCTCGACGACGTCGGCGCCGCCAAGCTGCACCTGGTGTCGTGCCTGCTGCGGCTGCGGCGCGCGGATCCGGACGCCTTCCTCTCCGGTTCGTCCTACCTCCCGCTGGACGCCGGCCGCCGTGCCGTCGCCTTCGTACGTGGCGGGTGCGTCATGACGGTGGCGCCCATCCGTGCGCTCGCCGTCCAGCGGCACGGCTGGGGACAGGACACGGCCGCGCTGCCGGAGGGCAGCTGGCGCGACGTACTGACCGGCGCCGTCCACGACGGCGGTCCCGTCCCGCTCGCCCACCTGCTCGGCCGTTTCCCGGTCGCGGTGCTGCGGCGTGGCTGACTGCGGCCGACTGGGCGGCCGCCGACCGGGCAGAGCAGGCGCATGACGACGCTACGGGTGTGGGCGCCCCTGCCCGACACGGTCGAGGTCGACACCGAGGGCCGGCGGACCGCGATGAGCCGGCGGGAGGACGGCTGGTGGACCGCCGACATCGGCGGTCACGGGACCGACTATGCGCTGGTTCTGGACGGCGGCGAGCCGCGCCCCGACCCGCGCAGCGGGTGGCAGCCGCAGGGCGTGCACGGACCGTCGAGGGTGGTCGACCACAGCACCTTCACGTGGACCGACGACCGCTGGCGGGGAGTCCCCCTGCAGGGCAGCGTCCTCTACGAGCTGCACGTCGGGACCTTCACCGCGGAGGGCGCCTTCGATGCGGCTGCCGCACGGCTGGACCACCTCTGCGAGCTCGGCGTGGATGCGGTGGAGCTGTTGCCGTGCAACGCCTTCGCCGGCCGTTGGGGCTGGGGCTACGACGGCGTCGCGTGGTACGCCGTCCACGAGCCGTACGGCGGGCCGGACGGCCTGAAGCGCCTCGTGGACGCTTGCCATGCCCGGGGGCTCGGCGTGGTCATGGACGTCGTCTACAACCACCTCGGACCGGCCGGCAACTACCTGCCGGAGTTCGGGCCGTACCTCACCGACGCGCACAGCACCCCGTGGGGGCCTGCGGTCAACCTCGACCGGCCCGGCTCGGACGTCGTACGCCGCTATGTGATCGAGAACGCGCTGATGTGGCTGCGCGACTACCACGTCGACGGGCTGCGGATCGACGCCGTGCACGCCCTCGTCGACGAGCGCGCGACGCACCTGCTCGAGGAGCTGTCGGTGGAGGTCGACGCGCTGGGCGCGCAGTTGCGCAAACCGCTGTTCCTCATCGCCGAGAGCGACCTCAACGACCCGAGGATGGTGCAGCCGCGCCAGGCCGGCGGGTACGGCCTGGATGCCCAGTGGGCGGACGACGTGCACCACGCCCTGCACGCCAACCTGACCGGTGAGACCGCCGGCTACTACGCCGACTTCCACGGCCTCGCGGTGCTGGCAAAGGTGTTGTCCTCGGTGTTCCTGCACGACGGCAGCTGGTCGTCCTTCCGCGGTCGCACCCACGGCCGGCCGGTGCCGCCGGACGTGTCCGGCCACCGGTTCGTGGTCTACCTCCAGGACCACGACCAGGTCGGCAACCGCGCGACCGGGGACCGCCTGGCCGCGACGCTGTCCGACGGGCTGCTCCAGATCGGCGCAGCACTCGTCCTGACGTCGCCCTACACCCCGATGCTGTGGATGGGCGAGGAGTGGGGCGCCCGAACCCCGTGGCAGTTCTTCTCCGACCACGAGGGTGAGCTCGGGGAGGCGGTCCGACAGGGCCGCCGCGCCGAGTTCGCCTCGCACGGCTGGGACAGCGAGGACGTGCCCGACCCGCAGGCCGAACAGACGGTACGCGACAGCACCCTCGACTGGAGCGAGCTCGACCAGGAGCGGCACACGTCGCTGCTGGCCTGGACCCGGGACCTGATCGCGCTGCGGCGACGGCGGCCGGAGCTGAGCGACGGCCGGCGGGACCAGGTCGGGGTGACGCACGGCGCAGGGGGCGAGTGGCTGGTGATGCGACGCGGGACCGTCGCCGTCGTCTGCAACCTTTCGCCCGTACGAGCCACTGTGCCCCTCGAGGGCACCCCGCAGGCGGCCCTGCTGGCCAGCAGGCGCGGCTTCGTCTATGCCGACGGGCTGGCCGAGCTCGAGGGCGAGTCGGTGCTGGTGCTCGAGCTCGCCGGCTGACCAGGGTTGCCCGCGGCCGGCCTCGGGGAGGGGCCTGACATGCGGATCGTCGTCACCGGGGCCACCGGCAACGTGGGCTCGCAGTTGGTGCCTCAGCTGCTCGAGCACCCGGAGGTGAGCTCGGTCGTGGGGCTGGCCCGGCGCCTGCCGGAGCTCCCCGACCCGCGCGCCGAGTGGCACGCCCTCGACGTCGCCGAGGACGACCTCGTCCCCGTCCTGACCGGAGCGGACGTGGTGGTCCACCTGGCCTGGCTCCTGCAGCCCGCGCACGATCCGGACGAGATGCGACGCGTCAACATCCGGGGCACGCGGCGGGTCGTCGAGGCGGTCGGCACCGCGGGCGTCCCGGTACTGGTGCACGCCTCCTCGGTGGGCGCCTACTCCCCCGGGCCCAAGGACCGCCGCGTCGACGAGAACCACCCGACGCAGGGCATCAGCACCTCGACCTACAGCCGGCACAAGGCCGAGGCCGAGCGGATCCTCGACCGTTTCGAGCACGAACACCCCGAGCGCCGGGTCGTCCGCATCCGGCCCGCCGTGGTGCTGCAGGCGCAGGCCGCGAGCGCCCTGGCCCGCTACTTCCTCGGCCCGTTCGTCCCGCAGTCGCTGGTCCGTCCGAAGCTGCTCCGGTTCGTCCCGGCCGTGGACCGGTTGGCGATCCAGGTGGTGCATGCCGAGGACATGGCCCGTGCCTACGTGCTGGCCTGCCTGCGCCCGGTGACGGGAGCCTTCAACATTGCCGCCGAACCGGTGCTCGACCCGCCGACAGTGGCGGCGGTGCTGGGGGCGAGAACGGTCCCGCTACCCGCTCCGATCCTGCGCGGCATCGTCGACCTCGCCTGGCGGTTGCACCTCGTGCCGGCGGATCCAGGCTGGGTGGACATCGCTCGCCGGACGCCGCTGCTGGACACCACTCGCGCCCGCGCGGAGCTCGGCTGGAGTCCCCGGCACGACGCGGGCAAGGCGCTGCTGGAGACGGTCCACGCGATGGGCCGGCGCGCAGGTGGGCCGTCGCCGGTGCTCCGAGCGCGCACCGGCCTGCCGCGCCGGCTCTGCGAGGTCGCCCGGGCGCTGACGCCGGGCGCCAAGGGCACCGGCTGACGCCCCCGCCATCAGCCCTACCCCACGAGGAGCTGCCACCGTGGCCGACCAGTACACGCCGCAGAACCCGAGCGCCGTCTCCGCACAGCCGGGGCCCGAGCAGCAGGAC contains the following coding sequences:
- the glgX gene encoding glycogen debranching protein GlgX, whose protein sequence is MRTWPGYAYPLGATYDGSGTNFALFSEVAERVELCLFDEEGAETRIRLPERDAFVWHGYLPNIGPGQRYGYRVHGPYDPANGHRCNPSKLLLDPYAKAVDGDIDWGQACFSYTWGDEDSYNDDDSGPHMCKSVVISPYFDWDNDRHPRTPYNETVIYEAHVKGLTQTHPDIPEEVRGTYSALAHPAMLEHYRKIGATAIELMPVHQFVHDSHLADRGMRNYWGYNTIGFFAPHNDYCSSGQRGQQVQEFKAMVKDLHAEGLEVILDVVYNHTAEGNQLGPTLSFRGIDNANYYRLVDEDEKHYYDTTGTGNTLLMRSPHVLQLIMDSLRYWVTEMHVDGFRFDLASSLARQFHEVDRLSAFFDLVHQDPIVSQTKLIAEPWDIGYDGYNVGGFPPLWTEWNGKYRDTMRDYWRGEPETLAEFASRLTGSADLYETDGRRPYASINFVTAHDGFTLHDLVSYNEKHNEANGEGGQDGESNNSSWNCGVEGDSDDLEVVALREQQKRNFLTTLFLSQGVPMLLHGDELGRSQGGNNNVYAQDNEIAWVDWARAKDFEVLTEFVSRLSRLRQEHPVFRRRRHFRGRAARGGTAEDIGWFTPSGDEMSDEDWESGFAKSVNVFLNGEGIREPDPRGERVTDDSFFLLFNGHHEPIDFTVPDLGAGERWEIEIDTAAPMLGDVEPRTVKTGEPVQVDARSVQVLRKVF
- the treY gene encoding malto-oligosyltrehalose synthase, whose protein sequence is MHLPAEGRAVPVNTYRVQLRPASGPEPAGHPGFGFDDAAAVVPYLAELGVTHLYCSPWLQAAPGSAHGYDVVDHARLNAELGGDAAFTRMVAACREAGLGILLDVVPNHMAVSEPESQNAQWWSLLREGRSSPYADWFDIDWDSRDNPGKVLVPVLGGPLGEVAHELELGEDRIRYHDHDFPVAPGTRVDGDVLATLDRQHYRLSSWRIASEELDYRRFFDVTTLAGLRVEVPAVFAATHELVLQQVREGVLDGLRIDHPDGLAEPGDYLDRLARATGGAWVVVEKILEPGEELPAGWATAGTTGYDALNRVLGLFVDPGGELPLTALWVSVTGDDASYDEVVDGTKHLVLSEVLAAEVNRLTELALRVCRADPVLRDTTRRALREALVEVLAGFGVYRAYLPPTGPADDVARHHVDLAVAKAKATLPRRTAEIELVRRLVLAEGPAGPAAEEFVTRFQQTCGPVMAKGVEDTAFYRYFRLSALNEVGGDPGRFGLPLEEFHSACLVQQRDWPLSMTTLSTHDTKRSEDVRARLVLLSQCPAEWGDAVTRWHAAAAPHRTPAGPDGATEQLVWQTLVGAWPLTADRAAAYVEKATREGKARTSWVDPVPDFDAAVQAFVRGVLADDALVAEIEAFVARLTPAWQVTALAQKAVQLTIPGVADTYQGTELWDLSLVDPDNRRPVDWQQRRDLLAGLDGPPELDDVGAAKLHLVSCLLRLRRADPDAFLSGSSYLPLDAGRRAVAFVRGGCVMTVAPIRALAVQRHGWGQDTAALPEGSWRDVLTGAVHDGGPVPLAHLLGRFPVAVLRRG
- the treZ gene encoding malto-oligosyltrehalose trehalohydrolase, encoding MTTLRVWAPLPDTVEVDTEGRRTAMSRREDGWWTADIGGHGTDYALVLDGGEPRPDPRSGWQPQGVHGPSRVVDHSTFTWTDDRWRGVPLQGSVLYELHVGTFTAEGAFDAAAARLDHLCELGVDAVELLPCNAFAGRWGWGYDGVAWYAVHEPYGGPDGLKRLVDACHARGLGVVMDVVYNHLGPAGNYLPEFGPYLTDAHSTPWGPAVNLDRPGSDVVRRYVIENALMWLRDYHVDGLRIDAVHALVDERATHLLEELSVEVDALGAQLRKPLFLIAESDLNDPRMVQPRQAGGYGLDAQWADDVHHALHANLTGETAGYYADFHGLAVLAKVLSSVFLHDGSWSSFRGRTHGRPVPPDVSGHRFVVYLQDHDQVGNRATGDRLAATLSDGLLQIGAALVLTSPYTPMLWMGEEWGARTPWQFFSDHEGELGEAVRQGRRAEFASHGWDSEDVPDPQAEQTVRDSTLDWSELDQERHTSLLAWTRDLIALRRRRPELSDGRRDQVGVTHGAGGEWLVMRRGTVAVVCNLSPVRATVPLEGTPQAALLASRRGFVYADGLAELEGESVLVLELAG